One genomic segment of Anaeromyxobacter diazotrophicus includes these proteins:
- a CDS encoding nucleoside recognition domain-containing protein, producing the protein MSVLWTLLVAASVAAAAVNGRMAELTAAIATSAQAAVTLALGLVGVLALWLGLMRVAERAGLVALVARALRPALRRLFRGVPDDHPALGAIVLNVSANLLGLGNAATPFGVEAMRRLEELNPRPGTATDAQALLCALNTASVQLVPATVIALRAAAGARDPADVVGPVLLASACGAATAVVAAKLLARAFPAPPAGAP; encoded by the coding sequence GTGAGCGTGCTGTGGACCCTGCTCGTGGCCGCGTCGGTGGCGGCCGCGGCCGTGAACGGCCGGATGGCGGAGCTCACCGCCGCCATCGCCACCTCGGCGCAGGCGGCGGTCACGCTGGCGCTCGGCCTGGTAGGCGTCCTGGCGCTGTGGCTCGGGCTCATGCGGGTGGCCGAGCGGGCGGGGCTGGTGGCGCTCGTCGCGCGCGCGCTGCGGCCGGCGCTCCGGCGGCTCTTCCGCGGCGTCCCCGACGACCACCCCGCGCTGGGGGCCATCGTCCTCAACGTCTCGGCCAACCTGCTCGGCCTCGGCAACGCCGCCACCCCCTTCGGCGTGGAGGCGATGCGGCGGCTGGAGGAGCTGAACCCGCGCCCCGGCACCGCCACCGACGCGCAGGCGCTCCTGTGCGCGCTCAACACCGCCTCGGTCCAGCTCGTCCCGGCGACGGTGATCGCGCTCCGCGCCGCGGCCGGCGCGCGCGACCCGGCCGACGTGGTGGGCCCGGTGCTGCTCGCCAGCGCGTGCGGGGCCGCCACCGCCGTCGTGGCCGCGAAGCTCCTCGCCCGCGCCTTCCCGGCGCCGCCGGCCGGGGCGCCCTGA
- the dapA gene encoding 4-hydroxy-tetrahydrodipicolinate synthase, whose translation MRFQGSMVAIVTPMKDGAVDLRALGELVEWQLAEGTDGIVPCGTTGEGVTLTAKERADVIRTVVERVRGRAAVIAGAGSNATHECVEAVKLAKELKADAALVVTPYYNKPTQEGLFRHYQAIWEAARFPVVAYNVPSRTSGDLLPDTVARLAKTGAIVGIKEATANMDRQVQLVEKVGRDAIVYLSGDDFTVLPYVACGGHGVISVVANIAPAAMKALTAAALRGDHAKALEQQVAMADLNRAMFLETNPGPVKAAVALLGRAGPEIRLPLAPVSDATLVKVREAMVRFGLLKQA comes from the coding sequence ATGCGCTTCCAAGGTTCGATGGTCGCGATCGTCACCCCGATGAAGGATGGCGCGGTGGATCTGCGCGCGCTCGGGGAGCTCGTCGAGTGGCAGCTCGCCGAGGGCACCGACGGCATCGTGCCCTGCGGCACGACCGGCGAGGGCGTGACGCTCACGGCGAAGGAGCGGGCGGACGTCATCCGGACGGTCGTGGAGCGGGTGCGCGGCCGCGCCGCCGTCATCGCCGGCGCCGGCTCGAACGCCACCCACGAGTGCGTCGAGGCGGTGAAGCTGGCGAAGGAGCTCAAGGCCGACGCCGCCCTCGTCGTGACGCCCTACTACAACAAGCCCACGCAGGAGGGGCTCTTCCGGCACTACCAGGCGATCTGGGAGGCGGCCCGCTTCCCGGTGGTCGCCTACAACGTGCCCTCCCGCACCTCGGGCGACCTCCTCCCCGACACGGTGGCGCGCCTCGCGAAGACCGGCGCGATCGTCGGCATCAAGGAGGCGACCGCCAACATGGACCGCCAGGTCCAGCTCGTCGAGAAGGTGGGCCGGGACGCGATCGTCTACCTCTCGGGCGACGACTTCACGGTGCTGCCCTACGTCGCCTGCGGTGGCCACGGGGTCATCTCGGTGGTGGCGAACATCGCGCCGGCGGCGATGAAGGCGCTCACCGCGGCCGCGCTGCGCGGCGACCACGCGAAGGCGCTCGAGCAGCAGGTGGCGATGGCGGACCTGAACCGCGCCATGTTCCTCGAGACGAACCCCGGCCCTGTCAAGGCGGCGGTGGCGCTGCTCGGCCGGGCGGGGCCGGAGATCCGGCTGCCGCTGGCGCCGGTGTCGGACGCGACGCTCGTCAAGGTGCGCGAGGCGATGGTGCGCTTCGGGCTGCTGAAGCAGGCCTGA
- a CDS encoding fumarylacetoacetate hydrolase family protein, with protein MRTCRFRRGGRERWGVVEGLEVRALTAEPWAGGLAEGPAYALSEVSLLAPAAPSKVVCVGRNYRAHARELGNEVPKEPLLFLKPSTAVIGPGGEIRLPEASKEVHHEAELAAVVGRTLTRASAAEARQAIFGWTCLDDVTARDVQRAEQHFTRAKGYDTFCPVGPVVETDLDPLDAVVTCRVNGEQRQRGSTRDMVVDPYALLAFISQIMTLLPGDLVATGTPEGVGPIRRGDWVEVEVSGIGVLKNPVV; from the coding sequence ATGCGGACGTGCCGGTTCAGGCGCGGCGGGCGCGAGCGCTGGGGCGTGGTCGAGGGGCTCGAGGTGCGGGCGCTCACGGCCGAGCCCTGGGCAGGCGGCCTGGCGGAGGGGCCGGCCTACGCGCTCTCCGAGGTGAGCCTGCTCGCGCCGGCGGCGCCGTCGAAGGTGGTCTGCGTCGGCCGCAACTACCGCGCCCACGCGCGGGAGCTGGGGAACGAGGTGCCGAAGGAGCCGCTCCTGTTCCTCAAGCCGTCCACGGCGGTGATCGGGCCGGGCGGCGAGATCCGCCTGCCGGAGGCGTCGAAGGAGGTGCACCACGAGGCCGAGCTGGCGGCGGTGGTGGGGCGGACCCTCACCCGCGCCAGCGCGGCGGAGGCGCGCCAGGCGATCTTCGGCTGGACCTGCCTCGACGACGTCACCGCGCGCGACGTCCAGCGCGCCGAGCAGCACTTCACGCGCGCCAAGGGGTACGACACGTTCTGCCCGGTCGGCCCGGTGGTGGAGACCGACCTCGACCCGCTCGACGCCGTGGTCACCTGCCGGGTCAACGGCGAGCAGCGGCAGCGCGGCTCCACGCGGGACATGGTGGTGGACCCCTACGCCCTCCTCGCCTTCATCTCGCAGATCATGACGCTCCTGCCGGGCGACCTGGTGGCCACCGGCACGCCGGAGGGCGTCGGGCCCATCCGCCGCGGCGACTGGGTCGAGGTGGAGGTCTCCGGAATCGGCGTGCTGAAGAACCCGGTCGTCTGA
- the dapB gene encoding 4-hydroxy-tetrahydrodipicolinate reductase, with protein MIRVVVTGVSGRMGGHILRGAREEGFQLTGATERPGFAAGLDAGTAAGLPPLGVPVSADLRQALRGGADVVIDFTSFEASAAHAELCAAERVALVVGSTGFTKEARARVEAAARQVPVVLSPNMSVGVNVLFELVRQAAAVLGDAYDVELVEMHHRKKKDAPSGTAMRLAEVAAEALGRDPAKDLAFARHGIIGERPPREIGVQTLRGGDVVGEHTVYFVGEGERLELTHRATSRDQFARGALRAARWVAGRAPGLYDMADVLGLRRS; from the coding sequence ATGATCCGCGTGGTGGTGACCGGCGTCTCCGGCCGCATGGGTGGACACATCCTGCGCGGGGCGCGCGAGGAGGGGTTCCAGCTCACGGGGGCGACCGAGCGGCCCGGCTTCGCCGCCGGGCTCGACGCCGGGACCGCGGCCGGGCTGCCGCCGCTGGGCGTGCCCGTCTCCGCCGACCTGCGCCAGGCGCTGCGCGGCGGGGCCGACGTGGTGATCGACTTCACCAGCTTCGAGGCCTCGGCGGCGCACGCCGAGCTGTGCGCGGCGGAGCGGGTGGCGCTCGTCGTCGGCTCGACCGGCTTCACGAAGGAGGCGCGCGCGCGGGTCGAGGCGGCGGCGCGCCAGGTGCCCGTCGTCCTCTCCCCGAACATGAGCGTCGGGGTGAACGTGCTCTTCGAGCTGGTGCGGCAGGCGGCGGCGGTGCTGGGCGACGCCTACGACGTCGAGCTGGTCGAGATGCACCACCGCAAGAAGAAGGACGCGCCCTCCGGCACCGCCATGCGGCTGGCCGAGGTGGCGGCCGAGGCGCTCGGGCGCGACCCGGCCAAGGACCTCGCCTTCGCGCGCCACGGGATCATCGGCGAGCGGCCGCCGCGCGAGATCGGCGTGCAGACGCTCCGCGGCGGCGACGTGGTGGGCGAGCACACCGTCTACTTCGTGGGGGAGGGCGAGCGGCTCGAGCTCACCCACCGCGCCACCTCGCGCGACCAGTTCGCGCGCGGGGCGCTGCGCGCGGCGCGCTGGGTGGCGGGCCGGGCGCCGGGGCTCTACGACATGGCCGACGTGCTGGGGCTGCGGAGGAGCTGA
- a CDS encoding transglutaminase-like domain-containing protein: protein MTRALALAFALAALTLAGGARAAQPTVVNLARPAQPEWFGVYLMGKKAGFSTGWVGLEVRDGQRVLVAKNTSTLSATVGDRTVKRTQQDEKVYEARPGGRLLSFSSRREGDGGDRTVEGRCTPQGCRAILTAQGQREERALPPVGETAEQADAARLAAARREAVRGEQLDLETLRVKKMEDRFVGLARAAAGGVEAELAQVEEREAGDRAATRVSFAPDGRVVELRLGDAVSARAEPADTAQRLDKVDLFGMTRVKLPGPLPRRVPGALVFRLRGVPREFQAPDPRQSWSPQPDGAVLLTVTARRPAAADPARDAARVRGLPPELKEDLAPTPEVDSDAPVLQALSRQVVGDTRGAYAASVKLVHFVYGRLEKAYGVSRDRATEVLALGKGDCTEHALLFTALARAAGIPARQVHGLVYARYDDGVPALYWHAWVEVKSGGEWIAVDPTFDQPVADPTHVVLGRGPQVDTVGLLGALQVVSAKPKG, encoded by the coding sequence ATGACCCGAGCCCTCGCCCTCGCCTTCGCGCTCGCCGCGCTGACCCTCGCCGGCGGCGCGCGCGCCGCGCAGCCCACCGTGGTGAACCTCGCCCGCCCGGCGCAGCCCGAGTGGTTCGGCGTCTACCTCATGGGGAAGAAGGCGGGCTTCTCCACCGGCTGGGTCGGCCTGGAGGTGCGCGACGGCCAGCGCGTGCTGGTGGCGAAGAACACCTCGACCCTGTCGGCCACCGTGGGCGACCGCACCGTGAAGCGGACGCAGCAGGACGAGAAGGTGTACGAGGCGCGCCCGGGCGGGCGGCTCCTCTCCTTCAGCAGCCGGCGCGAGGGCGACGGCGGGGACCGCACGGTGGAGGGCCGCTGCACGCCGCAGGGCTGCCGGGCGATCCTCACCGCGCAGGGCCAGCGCGAGGAGCGCGCGCTGCCGCCGGTGGGCGAGACGGCGGAGCAGGCCGACGCGGCCCGGCTGGCGGCGGCCCGGCGCGAGGCGGTGCGCGGCGAGCAGCTCGACCTCGAGACCCTGCGCGTGAAGAAGATGGAGGACCGGTTCGTGGGGCTGGCGCGCGCCGCCGCGGGCGGGGTCGAGGCCGAGCTCGCCCAGGTGGAGGAGCGCGAGGCCGGCGACCGCGCCGCGACGCGGGTGTCCTTCGCGCCGGACGGGCGGGTGGTGGAGCTGCGCCTCGGCGACGCCGTCTCGGCCCGGGCCGAGCCCGCCGACACCGCCCAGCGCCTCGACAAGGTGGACCTGTTCGGCATGACGCGGGTGAAGCTGCCCGGGCCCTTGCCGCGCCGGGTGCCGGGCGCGCTGGTGTTCCGGCTGCGCGGCGTGCCGCGCGAGTTCCAGGCCCCCGACCCGCGCCAGAGCTGGTCGCCGCAGCCGGACGGCGCGGTCCTGCTCACGGTCACCGCGCGGCGGCCGGCCGCGGCCGACCCCGCGCGCGACGCGGCGCGCGTGCGCGGGCTCCCTCCCGAGCTGAAGGAGGACCTGGCGCCGACGCCCGAGGTGGACTCGGACGCGCCGGTGCTGCAGGCGCTCTCGAGGCAGGTGGTGGGCGACACCCGCGGCGCCTACGCGGCGTCGGTGAAGCTCGTGCACTTCGTCTACGGCCGCCTGGAGAAGGCCTACGGCGTCTCGCGCGACCGCGCCACCGAGGTCCTCGCGCTCGGGAAGGGCGACTGCACCGAGCACGCGCTGCTCTTCACCGCGCTGGCGCGCGCCGCCGGCATCCCGGCGCGGCAGGTGCACGGCCTCGTCTACGCCCGCTACGACGACGGTGTGCCGGCGCTCTACTGGCACGCCTGGGTGGAGGTGAAGAGCGGCGGGGAGTGGATCGCGGTGGACCCCACCTTCGACCAGCCGGTGGCCGATCCCACGCACGTGGTGCTGGGCCGCGGCCCGCAGGTGGACACGGTGGGCCTGCTGGGCGCGCTGCAGGTGGTGAGCGCGAAGCCGAAGGGGTAG
- the folK gene encoding 2-amino-4-hydroxy-6-hydroxymethyldihydropteridine diphosphokinase: MRAYVGVGSNLGDRWAHLALAARELRACPGVTFLRGSRVHDAAPMGPSQPRYLNAVVELETTLEPEALLERLLAVEQAAFRERGLRWGARTLDLDLLLCDDLVVRSPTLTVPHPGLISRRWVLAPLAELCPDRLVPGTGCTVAELLKAVPAYDMKPVGLYPG; this comes from the coding sequence ATGCGCGCGTACGTGGGCGTGGGGTCGAACCTGGGCGATCGCTGGGCGCACCTGGCGCTCGCGGCGCGGGAGCTGCGCGCCTGCCCGGGCGTCACCTTCCTGCGCGGCTCGCGGGTCCACGACGCGGCGCCCATGGGGCCCTCGCAGCCGCGCTACCTCAACGCGGTGGTCGAGCTCGAGACCACGCTCGAGCCCGAGGCGCTGCTCGAGCGGCTCCTGGCGGTGGAGCAGGCCGCCTTCCGCGAGCGCGGGCTGCGCTGGGGCGCGCGCACGCTCGACCTCGACCTGCTCCTCTGCGACGACCTCGTCGTCCGCAGCCCCACCCTGACCGTCCCGCACCCCGGCCTCATCTCCCGCCGCTGGGTGCTGGCCCCGCTGGCCGAGCTCTGCCCCGACCGCCTCGTGCCCGGCACCGGCTGCACGGTGGCCGAGCTGCTCAAGGCGGTGCCGGCGTACGACATGAAGCCGGTCGGGCTGTACCCGGGGTGA
- the argH gene encoding argininosuccinate lyase, translating into MARRGGRAKPVSRAALSGEADPRLVALSVSIGEDAALFEQDIRGSRAHVAMLAARGLVPKAAARRIDAGLAQVREEFAAGKIAFDPALEDVHTHVERRLGELVGRDAGYLHAGRSRNDQVALDERLFIVDACGQCDQALVALMRALLGQARRHEATLLPGYTHLQRAQPVTLAHHLLAYVEALGRDRQRLGEVRARAAVSPLGSGALAGTTLRIDRAHTARALGLAGVTRNSLDAVSDRDSAIELGFACALSAVHLSRLGEELVLWTTREFGFMTLSDAFSTGSSLMPQKKNPDVGELARGRAGSAVGDLVTLLTLPKNLPLSYNRDLQEDKRPLLDAPRKLAQTALALAGAVETATYHAERMAEALGSGEALATDAAEYLVEKGVRFREAHEAVGAAAAWATREGKALAALTAAEWRRFHRAFAPDVVRRFDARASLARREIPGAPGPKQVARQLARWEKELGRAG; encoded by the coding sequence ATGGCCCGGCGCGGCGGGCGGGCGAAGCCGGTCTCCCGGGCGGCGCTCTCGGGCGAGGCGGACCCGCGCCTCGTCGCGCTGTCCGTCTCCATCGGCGAGGACGCGGCGCTCTTCGAGCAGGACATCCGCGGCTCGCGCGCCCACGTCGCCATGCTGGCGGCGCGGGGCCTCGTGCCGAAGGCGGCCGCGCGCCGCATCGACGCCGGGCTGGCCCAGGTGCGGGAGGAGTTCGCCGCCGGGAAGATCGCGTTCGACCCGGCGCTGGAGGACGTCCACACCCACGTCGAGCGGCGCCTGGGCGAGCTGGTGGGCCGCGACGCGGGCTACCTGCACGCCGGCCGCAGCCGCAACGACCAGGTGGCGCTCGACGAGCGGCTCTTCATCGTCGACGCCTGCGGCCAGTGCGACCAGGCGCTGGTCGCGCTCATGCGCGCGCTGCTCGGGCAGGCGCGGCGGCACGAGGCCACCCTGCTCCCCGGCTACACCCACCTGCAGCGGGCGCAGCCGGTGACGCTGGCGCACCACCTGCTGGCCTACGTCGAGGCGCTCGGGCGCGACCGGCAGCGCCTCGGCGAGGTGCGGGCGCGGGCGGCCGTCTCGCCGCTCGGCTCGGGCGCGCTGGCGGGCACGACCCTGCGCATCGACCGCGCGCACACCGCGCGGGCGCTCGGCCTCGCCGGCGTGACGCGCAACTCGCTCGACGCCGTCTCCGACCGCGACAGCGCCATCGAGCTCGGCTTCGCCTGCGCGCTCTCGGCGGTGCACCTGTCGCGCCTCGGCGAGGAGCTCGTCCTCTGGACGACGCGCGAGTTCGGCTTCATGACGCTCTCCGACGCGTTCTCGACCGGCAGCTCGCTCATGCCGCAGAAGAAGAACCCCGACGTCGGCGAGCTGGCACGCGGCCGGGCGGGGAGCGCCGTGGGCGACCTGGTGACGCTGCTCACCCTGCCGAAGAACCTGCCGCTCTCGTACAACCGCGATCTGCAGGAGGACAAGCGGCCGCTGCTCGACGCGCCGCGGAAGCTCGCCCAGACCGCGCTGGCGCTGGCGGGCGCGGTCGAGACCGCCACCTACCACGCCGAGCGCATGGCCGAGGCGCTCGGGTCGGGCGAGGCGCTCGCCACCGACGCGGCCGAGTACCTGGTGGAGAAGGGCGTCCGCTTCCGCGAGGCGCACGAGGCCGTGGGCGCCGCCGCCGCCTGGGCCACGCGCGAGGGGAAGGCGCTCGCCGCCCTGACCGCCGCCGAGTGGCGGCGCTTCCACCGCGCCTTCGCGCCGGACGTGGTCCGCCGCTTCGACGCGCGCGCCAGCCTGGCGCGGCGGGAGATCCCCGGCGCGCCGGGGCCGAAGCAGGTCGCGAGGCAGCTCGCCCGCTGGGAGAAGGAGCTGGGGAGGGCCGGATGA
- a CDS encoding TIGR04551 family protein — translation MSRLCAVLLAASTLIPLRAIAQAAEAKPASPAAPSLAPAPAAAPSGAPVDPATRDLVRREVERAKEEMRDEVRAEIQGAQSAREFMETSAAGDRPKLEFLQLNGYLRVRGDLMDNFDLRRAADPDGYFLFPRPLRDPDHRGTLTSGNMRFRLEPTLNVSEQIRVMSQIDILDNLVLGSTPVGSFARSDSVLYPFQSTSQVPPTAGLNSDRNSMVAKRAWAEVQTPVGLLSFGRMPSSWGLGVLSHAGAGIDDDLGDSVDRLQFALTPISTPVGRLVLVPMYEIVATGVTSQDFRVSSGLGQPFDRDMADDAKAIGLKIVRADSDDEVKRKLERGEGALAFGAWYMYKTQAYEFPQWLAAGAVPAGGTPVGGVTTPPSTGSTNPTANDPVTGSSVKRDAYAHTLDLWTKYQTKKFRFELELAGIYGQIGNAAQDASGNGVGPVLLRQFGGAAQAAWTLGKFTLGGEAGMASGDRNPGFGNRPGRGCYTSSTSSTLTTTCLQPQAGDVDGMQFAPGDKVQDIRNFRFNPAYHVDLILWRDILQGVTDAFYLKPTLRYEFIEGLAATLSVIYSQAIYASSTPSSTSTPLGLEVDSGLNYKSDDGFLAWLNVGMLQPLSGLGYGAAGAPIGAPQGDLSRAWAIRSGVAVKF, via the coding sequence ATGTCCCGGCTCTGCGCCGTGCTGCTCGCGGCTTCGACCCTCATCCCGCTGCGGGCGATCGCCCAGGCGGCCGAGGCGAAGCCCGCCTCTCCGGCCGCCCCCTCCCTCGCGCCCGCGCCCGCCGCGGCGCCGTCCGGCGCGCCGGTGGATCCCGCCACGCGCGACCTCGTTCGCCGCGAGGTGGAGCGCGCCAAGGAGGAGATGCGCGACGAGGTCCGGGCCGAGATCCAGGGCGCGCAGTCGGCGCGCGAGTTCATGGAGACCTCCGCCGCCGGCGACCGGCCCAAGCTCGAGTTCCTGCAGCTCAACGGGTACCTGCGCGTGCGCGGGGACCTGATGGACAACTTCGACCTGCGGCGCGCGGCCGACCCCGACGGCTACTTCCTCTTCCCGCGCCCGCTGCGCGACCCGGACCACCGCGGCACGCTCACCAGCGGCAACATGCGGTTCCGCCTGGAGCCGACGCTCAACGTCTCCGAGCAGATCCGGGTGATGAGCCAGATCGACATCCTCGACAACCTGGTGCTCGGCTCGACGCCGGTGGGCTCGTTCGCGCGCAGCGACTCGGTGCTCTACCCGTTCCAGTCGACGAGCCAGGTCCCGCCGACCGCCGGCCTCAACTCCGACCGCAACTCCATGGTCGCGAAGCGCGCCTGGGCCGAGGTGCAGACGCCGGTCGGCCTGCTCTCGTTCGGCCGCATGCCGTCGTCGTGGGGCCTCGGCGTCCTCTCGCACGCGGGCGCCGGCATCGACGACGACCTCGGCGACAGCGTCGACCGGCTCCAGTTCGCGCTCACGCCGATCAGCACCCCCGTCGGCCGGCTGGTGCTCGTGCCGATGTACGAGATCGTCGCGACCGGCGTCACCTCGCAGGACTTCCGCGTGTCGAGCGGGCTCGGCCAGCCGTTCGACCGCGACATGGCCGACGACGCGAAGGCGATCGGCCTCAAGATCGTCCGCGCCGACAGCGACGACGAGGTGAAGCGCAAGCTGGAGCGGGGCGAGGGCGCCCTCGCCTTCGGCGCCTGGTACATGTACAAGACCCAGGCGTACGAGTTCCCGCAGTGGCTCGCGGCCGGCGCGGTGCCGGCCGGCGGGACGCCCGTGGGCGGGGTCACGACGCCGCCGTCCACCGGCTCGACCAACCCCACCGCCAACGACCCGGTGACGGGCAGCTCGGTGAAGCGCGACGCGTACGCCCACACCCTCGACCTGTGGACGAAGTACCAGACGAAGAAGTTCCGCTTCGAGCTGGAGCTGGCCGGCATCTACGGCCAGATCGGCAACGCCGCGCAGGACGCCTCCGGCAACGGCGTCGGGCCGGTGCTGCTGCGCCAGTTCGGCGGCGCCGCGCAGGCGGCCTGGACGCTCGGCAAGTTCACCCTCGGCGGCGAGGCCGGCATGGCGAGCGGCGACCGGAACCCCGGCTTCGGCAACCGCCCCGGCCGCGGCTGCTACACGAGCTCCACCTCGAGCACGCTCACCACCACCTGCCTCCAGCCGCAGGCGGGCGACGTCGACGGGATGCAGTTCGCGCCGGGCGACAAGGTGCAGGACATCCGCAACTTCCGCTTCAACCCCGCCTACCACGTCGACCTCATCCTCTGGCGCGACATCCTGCAGGGCGTGACCGACGCCTTCTACCTGAAGCCCACCCTGCGCTACGAGTTCATCGAGGGCCTGGCGGCGACGCTGTCCGTCATCTACTCGCAGGCGATCTACGCCAGCTCCACCCCCTCCAGCACCAGCACGCCGCTCGGCCTCGAGGTGGACTCGGGGCTCAACTACAAGTCCGACGACGGCTTCCTGGCCTGGCTCAACGTCGGCATGCTCCAGCCGCTCAGCGGCCTCGGCTACGGCGCGGCCGGCGCGCCCATCGGGGCGCCGCAGGGCGACCTGTCGCGCGCCTGGGCCATCCGCTCCGGCGTGGCGGTGAAGTTCTGA
- the mce gene encoding methylmalonyl-CoA epimerase, which translates to MTGLDHVAILVADLDAAIRLYRDVYGLTLSEVEEVPSEQVRVAIFGHGAGRIELVSPTGPSSPMAKAIEKRGEGLHHVCLEVPDLAKAMAALKAGGAPLLDEVPRPGAGGAQVAFVHPKGSRGVLVELRQGPQKA; encoded by the coding sequence ATGACCGGTCTCGACCACGTCGCCATCCTCGTCGCGGATCTCGACGCCGCCATCCGGCTCTACCGCGACGTCTACGGCCTCACGCTGTCGGAGGTGGAGGAGGTCCCGTCGGAGCAGGTGCGGGTGGCGATCTTCGGCCACGGCGCCGGCCGCATCGAGCTGGTGAGCCCCACCGGCCCGTCGAGCCCCATGGCGAAGGCCATCGAGAAGCGCGGCGAGGGGCTGCACCACGTCTGCCTCGAGGTCCCCGACCTGGCGAAGGCCATGGCGGCCCTCAAGGCCGGCGGCGCGCCCCTCCTCGACGAGGTGCCGCGCCCCGGCGCCGGCGGCGCGCAGGTGGCCTTCGTCCACCCCAAGGGCAGCCGCGGGGTGCTGGTCGAGCTGCGCCAGGGTCCGCAGAAGGCTTGA
- the lysA gene encoding diaminopimelate decarboxylase — MNHFQRRRGVLHAEDIPLDELARAYGTPLYVYSTATLTRHWKVLERSLRGMPHLLCYAVKANSNLAVLSLFARLGSGFDIVSAGELYRVLKAGGEPGKVVFSGVGKRDDEIAFALDQGVKVLDVESAEELGRVSVVARRLKRRAPIALRVNPAVDPKTHPYIATGLRESKFGVSVEEARRLYALAAGDPALQVKGVAMHIGSQITELGPFVDAIARVRGLVRDLAREGIHLAHLDVGGGLGIPYGGEEPPHPDVYGAAVKKALRGFDGEVLLEPGRVLVGNAGVLVTRVLYRKRNGRREFVVVDAGMNDLVRPALYGAQHAIEPVARPREDEIVADVVGPVCESSDFLAQRRRLPEVNGGELLCVRSAGAYGFAMSSSYNARPRAAEVLVDGDVARLARRRETFADLTRGEQASPPARRFGTRRPIG; from the coding sequence ATGAACCACTTTCAGCGCCGGCGCGGCGTGCTCCACGCCGAGGACATCCCGCTCGACGAGCTGGCCCGCGCCTACGGCACGCCGCTCTACGTCTACTCCACCGCCACGCTCACCCGGCACTGGAAGGTGCTGGAGCGGTCCTTGCGGGGGATGCCGCACCTCCTCTGCTACGCGGTGAAGGCCAACTCGAACCTGGCGGTGCTGTCGCTCTTCGCGCGGCTCGGCTCCGGCTTCGACATCGTCTCCGCCGGCGAGCTGTACCGGGTGCTCAAGGCGGGCGGCGAGCCGGGCAAGGTGGTCTTCAGCGGGGTCGGCAAGCGCGACGACGAGATCGCGTTCGCGCTCGACCAGGGCGTGAAGGTCCTCGACGTCGAGAGCGCGGAGGAGCTGGGGCGCGTCTCCGTCGTCGCGCGGCGCCTGAAGCGGCGCGCCCCCATCGCGCTGCGCGTGAACCCGGCCGTCGATCCGAAGACGCACCCCTACATCGCGACCGGCCTGCGCGAGTCGAAGTTCGGCGTGTCGGTCGAGGAGGCGCGGCGCCTCTACGCGCTCGCCGCCGGCGACCCCGCCCTGCAGGTCAAGGGCGTCGCGATGCACATCGGCTCGCAGATCACCGAGCTCGGCCCCTTCGTGGACGCCATCGCGCGCGTGCGGGGGCTCGTGCGCGACCTCGCGCGCGAGGGCATCCACCTCGCCCACCTCGACGTGGGCGGCGGCCTCGGCATCCCGTACGGCGGCGAGGAGCCGCCGCACCCCGACGTCTACGGCGCGGCGGTGAAGAAGGCGCTGCGCGGCTTCGACGGCGAGGTGCTGCTCGAGCCGGGGCGGGTGCTGGTGGGGAACGCCGGCGTGCTCGTGACGCGGGTCCTGTACCGCAAGCGGAACGGCCGCCGCGAGTTCGTGGTGGTGGACGCCGGGATGAACGACCTCGTCCGGCCCGCGCTCTACGGCGCGCAGCACGCCATCGAGCCGGTGGCGCGCCCGCGCGAGGACGAGATCGTGGCCGACGTGGTGGGCCCGGTCTGCGAGTCCTCCGACTTCCTGGCGCAGCGGCGGCGGCTGCCCGAGGTGAACGGGGGCGAGCTCCTCTGCGTCCGGTCGGCCGGCGCCTACGGCTTCGCCATGTCCTCCAGCTACAACGCCCGCCCCCGGGCGGCCGAGGTACTGGTGGACGGGGACGTGGCGCGCCTCGCCCGCCGGCGGGAGACCTTCGCGGACCTCACCCGGGGAGAGCAGGCGAGCCCCCCCGCGCGCCGCTTCGGCACCCGCCGTCCGATCGGTTAA